The following are encoded together in the Actinoplanes sp. N902-109 genome:
- a CDS encoding 4-oxalomesaconate tautomerase: MTAPGDGIPCMQMRGGTSKGAYFLAADLPADPAERDDLLLRIMGSPDPREVDGIGGGHPLTSKVAVVSRSAADDADVDFLFLQVIPDRAIVTDKQTCGNLLSGVGPFAIERGLVLTNGDTTGVRIRIMNPVVGYAEARVQTPGGRVRYDGGTVMAGTPFPAAPIRLVFPGGQNPVFPTGHLVDRIAGFDVTCVDAGMPVVLLRAGDLGLTGTETPAELESDTVLRKHLEKVRLNAGPAMGLGEVGDSTVPKLTIVSEPHAGGTITTRTFIPHRVHDAIGVLGAVSVAAAVRAGGTVAEPCRTAGSLVRVEHPTGTFSVTLDLDGEGAQARIHSSGVVRTARKLADGLVWPRAGAVR, encoded by the coding sequence GTGACCGCCCCCGGCGACGGCATCCCGTGCATGCAGATGCGCGGCGGCACCTCCAAGGGCGCCTACTTCCTGGCCGCCGACCTGCCCGCCGACCCGGCTGAACGCGACGACCTGCTGCTGCGCATCATGGGTTCACCCGACCCCCGCGAGGTCGACGGGATCGGCGGCGGGCACCCGCTGACCAGCAAGGTCGCGGTGGTCAGCCGCTCAGCCGCGGACGACGCCGACGTGGACTTCCTGTTCCTGCAGGTCATCCCGGACCGGGCGATCGTCACCGACAAGCAGACCTGCGGCAACCTGCTGTCCGGCGTCGGGCCGTTCGCCATCGAGCGCGGGCTGGTGCTCACCAACGGCGACACCACCGGCGTCCGGATCCGGATCATGAACCCGGTGGTCGGCTATGCCGAGGCCCGGGTGCAGACCCCGGGCGGGCGGGTGCGCTACGACGGCGGCACCGTCATGGCCGGCACCCCGTTCCCGGCCGCCCCGATCCGGCTGGTGTTCCCCGGTGGCCAGAACCCGGTGTTCCCGACCGGCCACCTCGTCGACCGCATCGCCGGCTTCGACGTGACCTGCGTCGACGCGGGGATGCCCGTGGTGCTGCTGCGGGCCGGCGACCTCGGTCTGACCGGCACCGAGACCCCGGCCGAGCTCGAGTCCGACACCGTGCTGCGCAAGCATCTGGAGAAGGTGCGGCTCAACGCGGGCCCCGCGATGGGCCTCGGCGAGGTCGGCGACAGCACCGTACCGAAGCTGACGATCGTGTCCGAGCCGCACGCCGGCGGGACCATCACCACCCGCACCTTCATCCCGCACCGGGTGCACGACGCGATCGGCGTGCTCGGTGCGGTGTCCGTGGCCGCCGCCGTGCGCGCCGGTGGCACCGTCGCCGAGCCCTGCCGCACGGCCGGCAGCCTGGTGCGCGTCGAACACCCCACCGGCACCTTCTCGGTCACCCTCGACCTGGACGGCGAGGGTGCGCAGGCCCGCATCCATTCCAGCGGGGTCGTGCGGACCGCCCGCAAACTGGCCGACGGCCTGGTCTGGCCGCGCGCCGGGGCCGTCCGATGA
- a CDS encoding NAD(P)-dependent oxidoreductase, with protein MRAGPDPGRVRALAPAGPVEPWSGAGGLRVAVLGLGEAGREIARDLVAAGADVRGFDPVCEPPAGVRPRRDDADAVRDADLVLSVNSSHDALPALGNSLASLRPGTIWADLNTAAPGVKAALVELVAGRDVAVVDVALMSPVPGKGLRTPMVVSGPGAERYAAVLGPLGADVTVQPGPAGEAISRKLLRSVFYKGLAAAVVEALAAAEKAGCADWLRANISAELTGFDEHTIDRLVDGTHRHARRRADEMTASAEQLTALGVEPRIAAAARDLLISLRGDS; from the coding sequence ATGAGAGCCGGGCCCGACCCCGGCCGGGTCCGCGCTCTCGCCCCGGCCGGGCCGGTCGAGCCGTGGTCCGGCGCGGGCGGGTTGCGGGTCGCCGTGCTGGGGCTGGGGGAGGCGGGCCGCGAGATCGCCCGGGACCTCGTCGCGGCCGGGGCCGACGTGCGCGGCTTCGACCCGGTGTGCGAGCCGCCGGCCGGGGTGCGGCCGCGCCGCGACGACGCCGACGCCGTCCGCGACGCCGACCTCGTGCTCAGCGTCAACAGCTCGCACGACGCGCTGCCAGCGCTCGGCAACTCCCTCGCAAGCCTGCGCCCCGGCACCATCTGGGCCGACCTCAACACCGCCGCACCCGGCGTCAAGGCCGCCCTGGTCGAGCTGGTCGCCGGCCGGGACGTCGCCGTGGTCGACGTCGCGCTGATGTCACCCGTACCGGGGAAAGGGTTGCGCACCCCCATGGTGGTGTCCGGGCCGGGAGCGGAGCGGTACGCCGCGGTGCTCGGCCCGCTCGGTGCGGACGTGACCGTGCAGCCCGGCCCGGCCGGCGAGGCGATCTCCCGCAAACTGCTGCGCAGCGTGTTCTATAAGGGCCTGGCTGCCGCCGTCGTGGAGGCCCTGGCCGCCGCCGAGAAGGCCGGCTGCGCGGACTGGCTGCGCGCCAACATCAGCGCCGAGCTGACCGGCTTCGACGAGCACACCATCGACCGGCTCGTCGACGGCACCCACCGGCACGCCCGGCGCCGCGCCGACGAGATGACCGCCTCGGCGGAGCAGCTCACCGCGCTCGGTGTCGAGCCGCGCATCGCCGCTGCCGCCCGCGACCTGCTCATTTCTCTCCGGGGGGACTCGTGA
- a CDS encoding amidohydrolase family protein: MIIDCHGHYTTAPAAHTAWWSAGASGPYPAISDDEIRDSIEGNQLRLMDERGIDMTIFSPRASAMGHHTGDFAQSTAWSRACNDLIARVTQLYPTRFAGVGQLPQAAGVPIKESTVELRRCVEELGFVGINLNPDPSGGNWTSAPLTDPSWYPVYEAMVELDVPAMVHVSAVTNKNFHATGSHYLNADTTAFMQLLQGDLFQEFPALRLIIPHGGGAVPYHWGRFRGLADMLDRPPPAESVMGNVFFDTCVYHQPGINLLFDVIDHRNILFGSEMVGAVRGIDPQTGHHFDDTRRYVDALPLSPEDRTAVYEGNARRVYPRLP, from the coding sequence GTGATCATCGACTGCCACGGCCACTACACCACGGCACCGGCGGCCCACACCGCCTGGTGGTCCGCCGGTGCATCGGGCCCGTACCCCGCCATCAGCGACGACGAGATCCGCGACTCCATCGAAGGCAACCAGCTGCGCCTGATGGACGAGCGCGGCATCGACATGACGATATTCTCGCCGCGCGCGTCCGCCATGGGCCACCACACCGGCGACTTCGCCCAGAGCACCGCATGGTCCCGGGCCTGCAACGACCTCATCGCGCGCGTGACCCAGCTGTACCCCACGCGCTTCGCCGGCGTCGGTCAGTTGCCGCAAGCCGCCGGCGTACCCATCAAGGAATCAACGGTTGAACTGCGCCGGTGTGTCGAGGAGCTCGGCTTCGTCGGCATCAACCTGAACCCCGACCCCAGCGGCGGCAACTGGACGTCCGCACCGCTGACCGACCCCAGTTGGTACCCCGTGTACGAGGCCATGGTGGAGCTCGACGTACCGGCCATGGTGCACGTCTCGGCAGTGACGAACAAGAACTTCCACGCCACCGGGTCGCACTACCTGAACGCGGACACCACGGCGTTCATGCAGCTGCTCCAGGGCGACCTGTTCCAGGAGTTCCCGGCGCTGCGCCTGATCATCCCGCACGGCGGGGGCGCGGTGCCCTACCACTGGGGACGCTTCCGCGGCCTCGCCGACATGCTCGACCGCCCGCCGCCGGCCGAGTCGGTGATGGGCAACGTCTTCTTCGACACCTGCGTCTACCATCAGCCCGGCATCAACCTCCTCTTCGACGTCATCGACCACCGCAACATCCTGTTCGGCTCCGAGATGGTCGGCGCGGTCCGCGGCATCGACCCGCAGACCGGCCACCACTTCGACGACACCCGCCGTTACGTGGACGCGCTGCCGCTGAGCCCGGAGGATCGCACCGCGGTCTACGAGGGCAACGCGCGCCGGGTCTATCCGCGACTGCCGTAG
- a CDS encoding class F sortase: protein MRAPARRRTLSQDLVGRYVPGAVLAAAGAVSIVLGLHQPLSPPARADPVLPAPASPSGAGDDPGRADAVLPVPGSPSGVGDDPGRADAVLPVPGSPAGAADDPALSRSVPTRLSIPAIGVDTRLMRLGIRRDRTVQVPPLSRDAPAGWYERSVTPGERGAAVILGHVDSARDGPAVFYRLGALHPGDRIGVGRADGSTARFVVTAVATYPKAAFPTGLVYGPAEYPALRLVTCGGTFDRARRSYRASIVVYARLA, encoded by the coding sequence ATGAGAGCACCGGCGCGGCGCCGCACGCTGTCCCAGGACCTGGTCGGCCGCTATGTGCCGGGCGCGGTCCTGGCCGCGGCGGGCGCCGTGTCGATCGTCCTGGGACTGCACCAGCCGCTGTCCCCGCCGGCACGCGCCGACCCGGTGCTGCCCGCACCGGCTTCGCCGTCCGGCGCTGGGGATGATCCGGGCCGGGCCGATGCGGTGCTGCCCGTGCCGGGTTCGCCGTCCGGCGTTGGGGATGATCCGGGCCGGGCCGATGCGGTGCTGCCCGTGCCGGGTTCGCCGGCCGGCGCTGCGGATGATCCGGCGCTGAGCCGGTCGGTGCCCACCCGGCTCAGCATTCCCGCGATCGGCGTCGACACCCGGTTGATGCGGCTCGGGATCCGCCGCGACCGCACGGTGCAGGTGCCGCCGCTGAGCCGCGACGCCCCGGCCGGCTGGTACGAGCGGTCCGTCACGCCGGGGGAGCGCGGTGCCGCGGTGATCCTCGGCCATGTCGACTCGGCGCGTGACGGCCCGGCGGTGTTCTACCGGCTCGGTGCGCTGCATCCCGGCGACCGGATCGGCGTAGGCCGCGCGGACGGCAGCACAGCGCGGTTCGTGGTCACCGCCGTGGCGACATATCCGAAGGCGGCCTTCCCGACCGGCCTGGTGTACGGGCCGGCCGAGTATCCCGCCCTGCGGCTGGTGACCTGCGGCGGCACCTTCGACCGGGCACGCCGCAGCTACCGGGCCAGCATTGTCGTCTACGCCCGGCTGGCCTGA
- a CDS encoding class I SAM-dependent methyltransferase, with protein sequence MRQDEIWDSEAARNYDTPGEGMFAPEVLGPTVDRLAELAAGGPALEFAVGTGRVAIALAGRGVPVTGIEASGPMLTQLRTKAGEDVLPVTLGDMSSAVVPGAYSLVYLVFNTISNLLTQAEQVACFRNAARHLHPGGCFVIELWVPGLRSLPPTRTAAVVTDEPGYLALDTFDVVQQHVVSHHFRFGAGREARLFRTRHRYIWPAELDLMAELAGFHLESRHADWRGGEFTAESRSHVSVYRLS encoded by the coding sequence ATGCGACAGGACGAGATCTGGGACAGCGAGGCGGCGCGGAACTACGACACACCGGGCGAGGGCATGTTCGCCCCCGAGGTGCTCGGGCCCACCGTGGACCGGCTCGCCGAGCTGGCCGCGGGCGGCCCGGCGCTGGAGTTCGCAGTCGGCACCGGGCGCGTCGCCATCGCGCTGGCCGGGCGCGGCGTCCCGGTCACCGGTATCGAGGCGTCCGGGCCGATGCTGACCCAGCTGCGCACCAAGGCGGGCGAGGACGTACTCCCGGTGACGCTCGGCGACATGAGCTCGGCCGTGGTGCCGGGCGCGTACAGCCTGGTCTATCTGGTCTTCAACACCATCTCCAACCTGCTCACCCAGGCCGAGCAGGTGGCCTGCTTCCGCAACGCCGCGCGGCACCTGCACCCCGGCGGCTGCTTCGTCATCGAGCTGTGGGTGCCGGGGCTGCGCTCGCTGCCGCCGACCCGCACCGCCGCCGTGGTCACCGACGAACCCGGCTACCTCGCGCTGGACACCTTCGACGTGGTCCAGCAGCACGTGGTGTCGCATCACTTCCGGTTCGGCGCGGGGCGCGAGGCCCGGCTCTTCCGGACGCGACACCGCTACATCTGGCCCGCCGAGCTGGACCTGATGGCCGAACTCGCCGGCTTCCACCTCGAATCCCGGCACGCCGACTGGCGCGGCGGCGAGTTCACCGCGGAATCCCGCTCGCACGTCTCCGTCTACCGGCTGTCCTGA
- a CDS encoding S9 family peptidase: MNFVLPVPARDAVRRGAVDLYHPDDVDGPAPGVLIVHGGPIPAGVRPAPRDWPVFRAYASLLAARGLTAAVVDHELHEPAGYPASAANVRVAVGELRADPRVDSERVALWFFSGGGLLSADYLARPPVWLRAVALSCPVLEPLPGWPVDARFRPVAAVTRAGGLPIVLTRVGRERPDIAPGVRNFVAAAPAGLEIIDVPDGHHGFDTVDDDASRTAVTAAVDRVRDLLAAQ; encoded by the coding sequence GTGAATTTTGTCCTGCCGGTGCCGGCCCGGGATGCCGTCCGCCGCGGAGCCGTGGATCTCTACCACCCCGACGACGTCGACGGGCCGGCGCCGGGAGTGCTGATCGTGCACGGTGGACCGATCCCGGCCGGGGTGCGGCCCGCCCCGCGCGACTGGCCCGTGTTCCGGGCGTATGCGTCGTTGCTCGCGGCCCGTGGCCTGACAGCCGCCGTGGTGGATCACGAGCTGCACGAGCCCGCCGGTTATCCTGCTTCCGCCGCGAACGTGCGGGTGGCCGTCGGCGAACTGCGGGCCGATCCCCGGGTCGACAGCGAGCGGGTCGCGCTGTGGTTCTTCTCCGGCGGGGGCCTGCTCAGCGCGGACTACCTGGCCCGGCCGCCGGTGTGGCTGCGCGCGGTCGCGCTGAGCTGTCCCGTGCTGGAGCCGCTGCCCGGCTGGCCGGTGGACGCCCGCTTCCGGCCGGTCGCCGCGGTCACCCGGGCGGGCGGGCTCCCGATCGTGCTCACCCGGGTGGGCCGCGAGCGCCCGGACATCGCTCCCGGCGTACGGAACTTCGTGGCGGCCGCCCCGGCCGGGCTGGAGATCATCGACGTGCCGGACGGTCACCATGGCTTCGACACGGTCGACGACGACGCCTCCCGCACGGCCGTCACCGCCGCCGTCGACCGGGTGCGTGACCTGCTGGCCGCTCAGTAG
- a CDS encoding glycoside hydrolase family 43 protein — MRRRSLLGALGGALLLPRAAQAAATYSGYAMAYFTESPTMAGAGYSLHLAVSSDGLNWTPLNQNNPVATPTLGSKGLRDPFILRKQDGTFVVLATDLNGTDWSYQSQYLHVWDSRDLRTFTGYRLLKVHSLATHAWAPEAVWDASRGQYAVVYSAVVGGHNVLMINWTSDFVTATAPQTFYDPGYDAIDGTFVTGDGVTYMYYKNNTNSTLLGTRSSTLNPGTFSVFTGAVSPGRGVEAPQIVKSNTANTWYLWGDTWSPNGRFFCWQTTSLAGGSWTPLSDRAYTQPLNSKHPGITAITAAEQSALLSAWGAPTWNRIKSYNFPDRYVRHADNVGRIDAYPFDPYQDQLWTLVPGLADAAGVSFRSVNYPDRYLRHYNYALVLAASDGSSAFKADATFTRTAGLADSSWTSFRSYNYPDRYLRHYDYVLRIDPITSSSATTDKQDATFRIGY; from the coding sequence GTGAGACGACGCAGTCTGCTGGGCGCGCTCGGTGGCGCGTTGCTCCTGCCCCGGGCGGCGCAGGCGGCGGCCACCTATTCCGGCTATGCCATGGCGTACTTCACCGAGTCGCCCACGATGGCCGGTGCCGGCTACAGCCTGCACCTGGCGGTCAGCTCCGACGGGCTGAACTGGACGCCGCTCAACCAGAACAACCCGGTGGCCACGCCGACGCTGGGCAGCAAGGGCCTGCGCGACCCGTTCATCCTGCGCAAGCAGGACGGCACCTTCGTGGTGCTGGCCACCGACCTCAACGGCACCGACTGGTCCTACCAGAGCCAGTACCTGCACGTGTGGGACTCCCGCGACCTGCGCACGTTCACCGGTTACCGGCTGCTCAAGGTGCACTCGCTGGCGACGCACGCCTGGGCCCCGGAGGCGGTCTGGGACGCCTCCCGCGGTCAGTACGCGGTGGTCTACTCGGCGGTCGTCGGCGGCCACAACGTGCTGATGATCAACTGGACCAGCGACTTCGTGACGGCCACCGCCCCGCAGACGTTCTACGACCCGGGCTACGACGCGATCGACGGCACGTTCGTCACCGGCGACGGGGTCACCTACATGTACTACAAGAACAACACCAACAGCACCCTCCTCGGTACGAGGTCCAGCACCCTGAACCCGGGCACCTTCAGCGTCTTCACCGGCGCGGTCAGCCCGGGCCGGGGGGTCGAGGCCCCGCAGATCGTCAAGTCGAACACGGCGAACACCTGGTACCTGTGGGGCGACACGTGGAGCCCCAACGGCCGGTTCTTCTGCTGGCAGACCACCAGCCTGGCCGGCGGCTCCTGGACCCCGCTCAGCGACCGCGCCTACACCCAGCCGCTGAACTCCAAGCATCCCGGCATCACCGCGATCACCGCCGCCGAGCAGTCGGCGCTGCTGTCGGCGTGGGGTGCGCCCACCTGGAACCGCATCAAGTCGTACAACTTCCCGGACCGCTACGTACGGCACGCCGACAACGTGGGCCGGATCGACGCGTACCCGTTCGACCCGTACCAGGACCAGCTGTGGACCCTCGTGCCCGGCCTGGCCGACGCCGCCGGGGTGTCCTTCCGCTCGGTGAACTACCCCGACCGCTACCTGAGGCACTACAACTACGCGCTCGTGCTGGCGGCCAGCGACGGCAGCAGCGCGTTCAAGGCGGACGCCACGTTCACCAGGACGGCCGGGCTCGCCGACTCCTCGTGGACCTCGTTCCGGTCGTACAACTACCCCGACCGCTACCTGCGCCACTACGACTACGTCCTGCGCATCGACCCGATCACCAGCAGTTCCGCCACCACCGACAAGCAGGACGCCACCTTCCGCATCGGCTACTGA
- a CDS encoding family 43 glycosylhydrolase, whose translation MRARTRIRWLTALAGVIAVMTGGLCLPHPAAAATTLVYATFKGDAAADEELWLYQSTDGGTSYSVLRDTNFRGPTGVLRDPSILKSGGRYFIAYTVQSWTTDSTSFAVASSTDLVTWTTIASINSGIANTKFTWAPEFFVDNGTVKIIASVAATTCSECFRPYVYTARNAALTAWSGPAQMWGLGTNHIDTFVVKSGSTWHAFTKNETTKYIEHWTTTANLTEGWVNRGTLWTSGYEGPSLVRLGDGSWRIYVDKYSTGGAIWTATSSDLNSWTSLSAVTCAGCRHGTAVAK comes from the coding sequence ATGCGAGCACGCACACGGATCCGCTGGCTGACGGCCCTGGCGGGGGTGATCGCCGTCATGACCGGCGGGCTCTGCCTGCCCCATCCGGCAGCAGCGGCGACCACCCTGGTCTATGCGACGTTCAAGGGCGACGCCGCGGCCGACGAGGAACTGTGGCTCTACCAGTCCACCGACGGCGGCACCTCCTACAGCGTCCTGCGCGACACCAACTTCCGCGGCCCCACCGGCGTGCTGCGTGACCCGAGCATCCTCAAGTCCGGCGGGCGCTACTTCATCGCGTACACCGTGCAGTCCTGGACCACCGATTCGACGTCCTTCGCCGTCGCGTCCAGCACCGACCTCGTGACCTGGACGACCATCGCGAGCATCAACTCGGGCATCGCGAACACCAAATTCACCTGGGCGCCGGAGTTCTTCGTCGACAACGGCACGGTGAAGATCATCGCGAGTGTGGCCGCCACGACGTGTTCGGAGTGCTTCCGCCCGTACGTCTACACCGCCCGGAACGCCGCCCTGACCGCCTGGAGCGGACCCGCCCAGATGTGGGGCCTGGGCACCAACCACATCGACACGTTCGTGGTGAAGTCGGGCAGCACGTGGCACGCCTTCACCAAGAACGAGACGACCAAGTACATCGAGCACTGGACCACCACCGCCAACCTCACCGAGGGCTGGGTCAACCGCGGCACCCTGTGGACCTCCGGGTACGAGGGACCGTCGCTGGTGCGCCTGGGCGACGGCAGCTGGCGCATCTATGTGGACAAGTACTCCACCGGTGGCGCGATCTGGACCGCCACCAGCTCCGATCTGAACTCCTGGACCTCACTCAGCGCGGTCACCTGCGCGGGGTGCCGGCACGGAACGGCGGTGGCCAAGTGA
- a CDS encoding STAS domain-containing protein, protein MTDSTVDVETSADGTVVIHPRGDLAAEQAVDLRRTLVHTVRHVRPLRLVLDLHEVAALDPINLGTLAAACHLGDDYQVAVFLDNSSSAIAEQLTAAGVAGHRLRGVGALS, encoded by the coding sequence ATGACCGACAGCACGGTCGACGTCGAGACCAGCGCGGACGGCACCGTCGTCATTCATCCCCGCGGCGACCTCGCCGCCGAACAAGCCGTCGACCTGCGCCGCACCCTGGTGCACACCGTGCGGCACGTGCGGCCGTTGCGGCTGGTGCTGGACCTGCACGAGGTGGCCGCGCTCGACCCCATCAACCTGGGCACCCTGGCCGCCGCCTGCCACCTCGGCGACGACTACCAGGTTGCGGTCTTCCTGGACAACTCCTCCAGCGCCATCGCCGAGCAACTCACCGCCGCCGGGGTGGCCGGCCACCGGCTGCGCGGGGTCGGCGCGCTGAGCTGA
- a CDS encoding aminoglycoside phosphotransferase family protein, with translation MTTVPADLPCVRELSRTADGRRWLATLPGLIEQVSDAFGLFPGPPLHGGSCSWVAPATLADGTSVILKIGWPHREMYAEPAALRLWDGHGAVRLFRHDPVRHALVLERCLPGEQLAAQVLPAAEALRIGADVLRELWSAGVPEGRPAHPAETIETLVDMAGDWGDLVAERMTRLRPGYDRGLVAEGARLLHDLPASAPREVVLHGDFNPGNILSSGGGWVAIDPKPLIGDPAYDVPPLLGQVADPHRQADPERTLRERTALLAAELDLDPARIAGWSVARKVESALWRAHHGREDEGAADMAVAALHARLL, from the coding sequence GTGACGACCGTACCCGCCGATCTGCCCTGCGTGCGCGAGCTGTCGCGCACCGCGGACGGCCGCCGCTGGCTGGCCACGCTGCCCGGGCTGATCGAGCAGGTCAGCGATGCGTTCGGGCTGTTCCCCGGGCCCCCCTTGCACGGCGGTTCGTGCAGCTGGGTCGCGCCGGCCACGCTGGCCGACGGCACCTCGGTGATCCTGAAGATCGGCTGGCCGCACCGCGAGATGTACGCCGAGCCGGCGGCGCTGCGGCTGTGGGACGGCCACGGCGCGGTCCGGCTGTTCCGGCACGACCCGGTCCGGCACGCCCTGGTGCTGGAGCGCTGCCTGCCCGGCGAGCAGCTGGCGGCGCAGGTGCTGCCCGCTGCCGAGGCCCTGCGCATCGGGGCGGACGTGCTGCGCGAGCTGTGGTCGGCGGGGGTGCCCGAGGGCCGGCCCGCCCATCCGGCCGAGACCATCGAGACGCTGGTCGACATGGCCGGCGACTGGGGTGATCTGGTCGCCGAGCGGATGACCCGGCTGCGCCCCGGCTACGACCGCGGGCTGGTGGCCGAGGGCGCGCGCCTGCTGCACGACCTGCCCGCGTCGGCGCCGCGCGAGGTGGTGCTGCACGGCGACTTCAACCCGGGCAACATCCTGTCGTCCGGCGGCGGCTGGGTGGCCATCGACCCCAAACCCCTGATCGGCGACCCCGCGTACGACGTGCCGCCGCTGCTCGGTCAGGTCGCCGACCCGCACCGGCAGGCCGATCCGGAGCGCACGCTGCGGGAGCGGACCGCGCTACTGGCGGCCGAGCTCGACCTGGACCCCGCTCGCATCGCCGGATGGTCGGTGGCGCGCAAGGTCGAGTCGGCGTTGTGGCGTGCCCACCACGGGCGCGAGGACGAGGGTGCGGCCGACATGGCCGTCGCCGCCCTGCACGCACGCCTGCTGTGA
- a CDS encoding SDR family oxidoreductase — translation MTATADQSATAAPSVSTGPAEALAGTAPGIDPARLALCLSVLAEAEALHPEHPDAVAVRRATAGLFKTVKVQRRRERREAVLAHDRAVTAATATGAPTRIDDETAGLPLATGTRGSTAGVLQQPRGCYICKQRYVEVDAFYHQLCPECAGRNRSRRDARTDLTGRSALLTGGRAKIGMYIALRLLRDGAHTTITTRFPHDAVRRFAAMPDSAEWLHRLRVVGLDLRDPAQVIALADSVAARGPLDILINNAAQTVRRSPGSYAAIAAAESAPLPEGPLPELEYLGAGHGPAGELTGAAALSPHAVTALALTGGSATAERVAALTAIDAGGLVPDLAPTNSWSDRVHEVGALELLEVQLCNVTAPFILVSRLRSAMTRSPFPRRYVVNVSAMEGIFNRGYKGAGHPHTNMAKASLNMLTRTSAADLFADNILMTSVDTGWITDERPHPTKMRLAGEGFHAPLDLVDGAARVYDPIVRGEAGEDLYGCFLKDYAPVAW, via the coding sequence CCGCAACAGCTGACCAGAGCGCGACCGCCGCACCCTCGGTGAGCACCGGCCCGGCCGAAGCCCTGGCGGGCACGGCACCGGGCATCGACCCCGCGCGGCTCGCCCTGTGCCTCTCCGTGCTCGCCGAAGCCGAGGCGTTGCACCCGGAGCACCCCGATGCCGTGGCCGTGCGGCGGGCCACCGCCGGGTTGTTCAAGACCGTCAAGGTGCAGCGGCGGCGGGAGCGGCGCGAGGCCGTGCTGGCGCACGACCGGGCCGTCACCGCGGCGACGGCCACCGGGGCGCCGACCCGCATCGACGACGAGACCGCGGGGTTGCCGCTGGCCACGGGCACCCGGGGAAGCACCGCCGGGGTGCTGCAGCAGCCGCGCGGGTGTTACATCTGCAAGCAGCGGTATGTCGAGGTGGATGCGTTCTACCACCAGCTGTGCCCGGAGTGCGCCGGGCGCAACCGGTCCCGGCGGGATGCCCGCACCGATCTGACCGGGCGCTCGGCGCTGCTCACCGGCGGCCGGGCCAAGATCGGCATGTACATCGCGCTGCGGCTGTTGCGGGACGGGGCACACACGACGATCACCACGCGGTTCCCGCATGATGCGGTGCGGCGGTTCGCGGCCATGCCGGACAGCGCCGAGTGGTTGCACCGGCTGCGGGTGGTCGGGCTGGACCTGCGGGACCCGGCGCAGGTGATCGCGCTGGCCGACTCGGTGGCCGCCCGTGGACCGCTGGACATCCTGATCAACAACGCCGCTCAGACCGTACGGAGGTCACCGGGGTCCTATGCGGCGATCGCCGCCGCCGAGTCGGCGCCTCTGCCCGAGGGGCCGCTGCCCGAGCTGGAATATCTGGGGGCGGGCCACGGGCCGGCCGGTGAGCTGACCGGTGCCGCGGCGCTGAGCCCGCACGCGGTGACGGCGCTCGCGCTGACCGGCGGGTCGGCGACGGCGGAGCGGGTGGCCGCGCTGACCGCGATCGACGCCGGTGGGCTGGTGCCCGACCTCGCGCCGACGAACAGCTGGAGCGACCGGGTGCACGAGGTGGGTGCGCTGGAGTTGCTCGAGGTGCAGCTGTGCAATGTCACCGCGCCGTTCATCCTGGTCAGCCGGTTGCGCTCGGCGATGACCCGGTCGCCGTTCCCGCGCCGGTACGTGGTCAACGTGTCGGCGATGGAGGGGATCTTCAACCGCGGCTACAAGGGTGCCGGGCATCCGCACACCAACATGGCCAAGGCCTCGCTCAACATGCTGACCCGCACCAGCGCCGCCGACCTGTTCGCCGACAACATCCTGATGACCAGCGTGGACACCGGCTGGATCACCGACGAGCGACCGCACCCGACCAAGATGCGGCTGGCCGGCGAGGGCTTCCACGCCCCGCTGGACCTGGTCGACGGGGCCGCGCGGGTGTACGACCCGATCGTGCGCGGGGAGGCCGGCGAGGACCTGTACGGCTGCTTCCTCAAGGACTACGCGCCGGTGGCGTGGTGA